The DNA segment TAGAAGCGACTCGTCCTTTTTACCGAATTGATCCTATTCTATTTTAAAGTAATGCCCTTACCTCTTACCCGCATACACTTTTAAAAACACAAAAGTGTATGCATGAATACATCTGTTCTCCCTGCCCAAATCGTTACGCGTCACATGCTATCTAGTAGGCTGGATATCTATTATCCTGAAATTGTTCGATTACCATCACCGCTTGTGCAGCATGAGCTGAACCAAGCCGTTAATCAACAAGTGCATCAAATGATCCATGATTCAGGATATAACGATCCTCCACAAGATACGACACTGACAGGAGGATATGAAATCAAAAACAATCAACGCAACATTTTAAGCTTGATGAACCGGTTGTATTATTATAGCGGCGGGGCACATGGTATGACCGTGCAAGAAACGTTAACAATGAATACAACAACAGGACAGATTTATACCCTGAGTGACTTGTTTAAGCCGGGTTCTTCTTATGAGGCGACGTTAAACCGCATCATTGAAGCGCAGATTAAAGCAAGAGATCTTGATCTCCTAAATCCATTTACAGGAGTGACCCCGACTCAAAAGTGGTATCTCGCAGACAAATCACTTGTTCTGTATTTTGACTTATA comes from the Alkalihalobacillus sp. FSL W8-0930 genome and includes:
- a CDS encoding DUF3298 and DUF4163 domain-containing protein, whose protein sequence is MNTSVLPAQIVTRHMLSSRLDIYYPEIVRLPSPLVQHELNQAVNQQVHQMIHDSGYNDPPQDTTLTGGYEIKNNQRNILSLMNRLYYYSGGAHGMTVQETLTMNTTTGQIYTLSDLFKPGSSYEATLNRIIEAQIKARDLDLLNPFTGVTPTQKWYLADKSLVLYFDLYELQAYVYGFTYFPISIYDLQSIIQDDGPLGEMIY